The Fundulus heteroclitus isolate FHET01 unplaced genomic scaffold, MU-UCD_Fhet_4.1 scaffold_44, whole genome shotgun sequence genome includes a region encoding these proteins:
- the LOC118560522 gene encoding gastrula zinc finger protein XlCGF57.1-like isoform X1, whose amino-acid sequence MWRQQVKQRLDAAEEQRHHILDAAFSPQHLLHTSELPADVQETVVVKEEVPEEESADVDLQDSEPVIIKEEDEGLWSSVEEEQLSVKEETDVTRFRVITVLTKSEDDEGNLLFSQLQNHQTDGGDPAISSSAEQMKEVMDEEECGGPECSTEQDLNTHGETSNSSETEETKNDDVDHPDSDLKPSSESGSETEDSDDEQKESRAPESGGNTVNRSLSCSECGQRFVNKLSLQSHMTAHSTVRSSSSASTVQADLKLYSCPDCGKSFNRKDYLNKHMKCHTGEKPYICDLCEQRFRVKSKLNRHMKIHTGEKPFSCEVCEQKFRVKSSLNRHMRIHTGDKPFSCDFCGRTFRNKSTLNNHIRIHAGEKAFNCDVCDQRFRLKATLKSHMRVHTGDKPFICDVCGQRFIEKSALNRHMTIHTGDKPFSCDVCGKRFSENSHLNCHMRIHTGDKPFSCEVCGQRFRFKSNLNRHVKSHTGERPFGCDLCGRRFFQKSALNGHMTIHRRDKPFGCDVCGRRFTEKPTLKNHMRIHKGGEIV is encoded by the exons ATGTGGAGACAGCAGGTCAAGCAGCGActggatgcagcagaggagcagagaCACCACATCCTGGATGCTGCTTTCAGCCCCCAACATCTGCTGCACACATCAG AACTGCCTGCAGATGTTCAAGAGACGGTGGTGGTTAAAGAAGAGGTTCCTGAAGAAGAGAGCGCTGATGTGGACCTGCAGGACTCAGAGCCTGTCATTATAAAGGAGGAAGATGAGGGACTCTGGAGCAGTGTGGAGGAAGAGCAGCTCAGTGTAAAGGAGGAGACTGATGTCACCAGGTTTCGAGTCATTACTGTTCTCACAAAGAGTGAAGATGATGAAGGGAATCTTCTCTTCTCACAGCTTCAAAATCACCAAACGGATGGGGGAGATCCtgcaatcagcagctcagcTGAGCAGATGAAAGAAGTGATGGATGAAGAGGAATGTGGGGGACCAGAATGCAGCACGGAGCAAGATCTGAACACTCATGGAGAAACTTCCAACTCCTCAGAGACTGAAGAGACCAAGAATGATGATGTGGACCATCCTGACTCTGACCTAAAGCCCTCGTCTGAGTCTGGATCTGAAACTGAAGACAGTGACGACGAGCAGAAGGAGAGCCGGGCTCCTGAATCAGGTGGAAACACCGTCAACAGATCTCTGAGTTGCTCTGAGTGTGGCCAACGGTTTGTCAACAAGCTCTCTCTGCAGAGCCACATGACAGCTCACTCAACAGTAAGGTCTTCCAGCTCAGCGAGTACGGTCCAAGCAGATCTAAAACTTTATAGTTGTCCTGACTGCGGTAAaagttttaacaggaaggattatctaaacaaacacatgaaatgccacacaggagagaaaccctaTATTTGTGATCTttgtgaacaaagatttaggGTTAAATCAAAGCTAAATAGACATATGAAGatccacacaggagaaaaaCCATTTAGTTGTGAGGTTTGCGAACAAAAATTTAGAGTTAAATcaagtttaaacagacacatgagaatccatacaggagacaAACCATTTAGTTGTGATTTTTGTGGACGAACATTTCGCAACAAGTCAACTTTAAACAATCATATCAGAATTCATGCAGgagaaaaagcttttaattGTGATGTTTGCGATCAAAGATTCAGGTTAAAGGCAACTTTAAAAAGCCACATGAGAGTCCACACAGGAGACAAACCATTtatttgtgatgtttgtgggCAAAGATTCATCGAAAAATCAGCATTAAACCGTCACATGACGATCCATACTGGGGATAAACCATTTAGTTGTGATGTTTGTGGGAAAAGATTTAGTGAAAATTCACATTTAAACTGCcatatgagaatccacacaggagataAACCATTTAGTTGTGAGGTCTGTGGGcaaagatttagatttaaatcaaatctaaaCAGACACGTGAAAAGTCACACAGGAGAGAGACCATTTGGTTGTGATCTTTGTGGCCGCAGATTTTTTCAAAAGTCTGCTTTAAATGGTCACATGACAATCCACAGAAGAGACAAACCTTTTGGATGTGACGTTTGTGGCCGAAGATTCACAGAAAAGCCCACTTTAAAAaatcacatgagaatccacaaaGGAGGAGAAATTGTGTAG
- the LOC118560522 gene encoding gastrula zinc finger protein XlCGF57.1-like isoform X2 produces MWRQQVKQRLDAAEEQRHHILDAAFSPQHLLHTSELPADVQETVVVKEEVPEEESADVDLQDSEPVIIKEEDEGLWSSVEEEQLSLQNHQTDGGDPAISSSAEQMKEVMDEEECGGPECSTEQDLNTHGETSNSSETEETKNDDVDHPDSDLKPSSESGSETEDSDDEQKESRAPESGGNTVNRSLSCSECGQRFVNKLSLQSHMTAHSTVRSSSSASTVQADLKLYSCPDCGKSFNRKDYLNKHMKCHTGEKPYICDLCEQRFRVKSKLNRHMKIHTGEKPFSCEVCEQKFRVKSSLNRHMRIHTGDKPFSCDFCGRTFRNKSTLNNHIRIHAGEKAFNCDVCDQRFRLKATLKSHMRVHTGDKPFICDVCGQRFIEKSALNRHMTIHTGDKPFSCDVCGKRFSENSHLNCHMRIHTGDKPFSCEVCGQRFRFKSNLNRHVKSHTGERPFGCDLCGRRFFQKSALNGHMTIHRRDKPFGCDVCGRRFTEKPTLKNHMRIHKGGEIV; encoded by the exons ATGTGGAGACAGCAGGTCAAGCAGCGActggatgcagcagaggagcagagaCACCACATCCTGGATGCTGCTTTCAGCCCCCAACATCTGCTGCACACATCAG AACTGCCTGCAGATGTTCAAGAGACGGTGGTGGTTAAAGAAGAGGTTCCTGAAGAAGAGAGCGCTGATGTGGACCTGCAGGACTCAGAGCCTGTCATTATAAAGGAGGAAGATGAGGGACTCTGGAGCAGTGTGGAGGAAGAGCAGCTCAGT CTTCAAAATCACCAAACGGATGGGGGAGATCCtgcaatcagcagctcagcTGAGCAGATGAAAGAAGTGATGGATGAAGAGGAATGTGGGGGACCAGAATGCAGCACGGAGCAAGATCTGAACACTCATGGAGAAACTTCCAACTCCTCAGAGACTGAAGAGACCAAGAATGATGATGTGGACCATCCTGACTCTGACCTAAAGCCCTCGTCTGAGTCTGGATCTGAAACTGAAGACAGTGACGACGAGCAGAAGGAGAGCCGGGCTCCTGAATCAGGTGGAAACACCGTCAACAGATCTCTGAGTTGCTCTGAGTGTGGCCAACGGTTTGTCAACAAGCTCTCTCTGCAGAGCCACATGACAGCTCACTCAACAGTAAGGTCTTCCAGCTCAGCGAGTACGGTCCAAGCAGATCTAAAACTTTATAGTTGTCCTGACTGCGGTAAaagttttaacaggaaggattatctaaacaaacacatgaaatgccacacaggagagaaaccctaTATTTGTGATCTttgtgaacaaagatttaggGTTAAATCAAAGCTAAATAGACATATGAAGatccacacaggagaaaaaCCATTTAGTTGTGAGGTTTGCGAACAAAAATTTAGAGTTAAATcaagtttaaacagacacatgagaatccatacaggagacaAACCATTTAGTTGTGATTTTTGTGGACGAACATTTCGCAACAAGTCAACTTTAAACAATCATATCAGAATTCATGCAGgagaaaaagcttttaattGTGATGTTTGCGATCAAAGATTCAGGTTAAAGGCAACTTTAAAAAGCCACATGAGAGTCCACACAGGAGACAAACCATTtatttgtgatgtttgtgggCAAAGATTCATCGAAAAATCAGCATTAAACCGTCACATGACGATCCATACTGGGGATAAACCATTTAGTTGTGATGTTTGTGGGAAAAGATTTAGTGAAAATTCACATTTAAACTGCcatatgagaatccacacaggagataAACCATTTAGTTGTGAGGTCTGTGGGcaaagatttagatttaaatcaaatctaaaCAGACACGTGAAAAGTCACACAGGAGAGAGACCATTTGGTTGTGATCTTTGTGGCCGCAGATTTTTTCAAAAGTCTGCTTTAAATGGTCACATGACAATCCACAGAAGAGACAAACCTTTTGGATGTGACGTTTGTGGCCGAAGATTCACAGAAAAGCCCACTTTAAAAaatcacatgagaatccacaaaGGAGGAGAAATTGTGTAG
- the LOC118560520 gene encoding gastrula zinc finger protein XlCGF26.1-like, with translation MWRQQVKQRLDAAEEQRHHILDAAFSPQHLLHTSDVQQMLLVKEEAPEEQSPGEDQSDLELLHIKEEQEDLWSSQQGDQPSVKEETDPTGSPVIAVLIKREDGEEKPLFSELHQTDNRDVATSSSAEQMKAEPDEEDYGGVESSREPDLNTPGDTCNPSETHHSGNEDEGDDVDHVGSETEDSEDDRKQSRTPFESDGKKSIRCSGCSQQFRNRCSLQKPMMDRSSVISSYFDPLRKVQKELGCFSCSDCGRSFKRKSYLEKHKRIHTGEKPFGCDLCEQRFIDTSNLTTHKRIHNDEKPFGCDGCEQRFRFKSNLNRHMRIHSGERPFCCDVCGKTFRFDSNLNRHMKSHINRQLRIHTGHRPFGCDVCGQRFSQKAHVNRHMKIHADNKALGCEYCGEQFRSKSSFNDHMKVHTGSKPFSCDVCGLKFRFRSALQIHATVHTGDKPFGCEVCGRKFRLKLTLNRHMRVHTVDKPCSCDVCGQRFKCKSNLNKHKKIHTKDKPHGCDHCGQKFRFKSTLNKHRIMHTGHKPFNCDHCGQRFLNKSTFRKHLRSHLGEKPYVCVFCGKRFSQRIFLKRHTRVHTGEKPFSCDVCGRRFTRKGTLNSHMINHTGEKPFGCDVCGKKFNQKSNLNRHIRIHSRGETA, from the exons ATGTGGAGACAGCAGGTCAAGCAGCGActggatgcagcagaggagcagagaCACCACATCCTGGATGCTGCTTTCAGCCCCCAACATCTGCTGCACACATCAG ATGTTCAGCAGATGCTGCtggttaaagaagaggctcctgaagaacagagtcctggtGAGGACCAGAGTGACCTGGAGCttctccacataaaggaggagcaggaggaccTCTGGAGCAGTCAGCAGGGAGATCAGCCCagtgtgaaggaggagactgatccCACTGGCTCTCCAGTCATTGCTGTTCTCATCAAGAGGGAAGATGGTGAAGAGAAACCTCTGTTCTCTGAACTTCACCAAACAGACAACAGAGACGTTGCAACCAGCAGCTCAGCTGAGCAGATGAAAGCAGAACCTGATGAAGAAGACTATGGAGGAGTAGAATCCAGCAGAGAGCCAGATCTAAACACTCCTGGAGACACTTGTAACCCTTCAGAAACTCACCACAGTGGGAATGAAGATGAAGGGGATGACGTAGACCATGTTGGATCTGAAACTGAGGACAGTGAGGATGACAGGAAGCAGAGCAGGACTCCTTTCGAGTCAGATGGGAAAAAATCTATCAGATGTTCTGGATGTAGCCAACAATTTAGAAACAGGTGCTCTCTTCAGAAACCCATGATGGATCGTTCGTCagtaatttcttcatattttgaCCCACTGAGGAAAGTTCAGAAAGAACTCGGGTGTTTTAGTTGTTCTGACTGTGGTAGAAgttttaaaaggaaaagttatcttgaaaaacacaaacgaatccacacaggagagaaaccatttGGATGTGATCTTtgtgaacaaagatttataGATACTTCTAATTTAACCACTCACAAAAGAATCCACAATGATGAAAAACCATTTGGTTGTGATGGCTGTGAACAAAGATTTCGATTCAAGtcaaatttaaacagacacatgaggaTCCACTCTGGAGAAAGACCGTTTTGCTGTGATGTTTGTGGAAAAACATTTCGATTTGACTCAAATTTAAATCGGCACATGAAAAGCCACATAAACAGGCAGTTGAGGATTCACACTGGACATAGACCCTTTGGGTGTGATGTTTGTGGACAAAGGTTTAGTCAAAAAGCACATGTGAATCGACATATGAAAATCCATGCAGATAACAAAGCTCTTGGTTGTGAATATTGTGGAGAACAATTTAGATCCAAGTCATCTTTCAATGACCACATGAAAGTCCACACTGGGAGCAAACCATTTAGTTGTGATGTTTGTGGACTAAAATTTAGATTTAGATCAGCTTTACAGATCCATGCGACAGTACACACTGGAGACAAACCTTTTGGTTGTGAAGTTTGTGGACGGAAATTTAGATTGAAGTTAActctaaacagacacatgagagtCCACACAGTAGACAAGCCATGCAGTTGTGATGTTTGTGGACAAAGGTTTAAATGCAAGTCAAacttaaacaaacacaaaaagattCACACAAAAGACAAACCACATGGGTGTGATCATTGTGGACAAAAATTCAGATTTAAGTCAACTTTAAACAAGCACAGGATTATGCACACAGGACACAAACCTTTCAATTGTGATCattgtggacaaagatttttgAATAAGTCGACTTTTAGAAAACATCTGAGAAGCCACCTGGGAGAAAAAccatatgtttgtgttttttgtgggAAAAGATTTAGCCAGAGGATATTTCTAAAACGACACACACGagtccacacaggagagaaaccctttTCGTGTGATGTTTGTGGAAGGAGATTTACCCGAAAGGGTACATTAAACAGTCACATGATAAACCACACAGGAGAAAAACCATTTGGTTGTgatgtttgtggaaaaaaatttaaccaaaagtcaaatttaaacCGTCACATCAGAATTCACTCTAGAGGAGAAACTGCTTAA